The genomic stretch GCACCTTCGAAGAGGGCCCCGTCAGGCTCGGCTTCGGCGACGTCTTCGCCATCACCACCGAAGACGTGCCGGGCGACCGCGAGCAGGTCTCCACCACCTACAAGGGCCTGCCCAACGACGTGCGGTCCGGTGACACGATCCTCGTCGACGACGGCCGCCTCGTGCTCGAGGTGACCCGGGTCGACGGCGAGCGCATCATCACCCGCGTGGTCATCGGCGGCATGATCTCCGACAACAAGGGGCTCAACCTCCCCGGCGTCAACGTCAGCGCGCCCGCGCTGACCGACAAGGACGAGGCCGACCTGCGCTGGGCGCTGCGCACCGGCTTCGACATGATCGCCCTGTCCTTCGTCCGCCGCCCGTCCGACGCCGACGTGGTGCGCAACATCATGGAGCAGGAGGCCGTGCGCCTGCCGCTGCTCGCCAAGATCGAGAAGCCGCAGGCCGTCGACCGCCTCCCCGACATCATCGAGGCCTTCGACGGCATCATGGTCGCCCGCGGCGACCTCGGCGTCGAGCTGCCCCTGGAGCAGGTGCCGATCGTGCAGCGGCGCATCATCGAGCTGTGCCGGGAGAAGGCCCGCCCGGTCATCGTCGCGACGCAGATGCTCGACTCGATGATGAACGCCCCGCGCCCGACCCGCGCCGAGGCCTCCGACGTCGCCTACGCCGTCATGGACGGCGCCGACGCGGTCATGCTGTCGGGCGAGACGTCGGTCGGCAACTACCCGATCGAATCCGTCTCCACGATGGACCGCATCGCCTGCGCCGCGGAGGCCTCCTCCCTGCGGGCCACCCACACGCTGGAGCGCATGCCCGAGACCACGGGCGGCGCCATCGCACGGGCCGCGGCCGAGGTGGGCGCCATCGTCGGCGCGAAGGCGCTGGTGGCCTTCACGATGTCGGGCGAGACGGCGCGGCGGCTGGCCCGCTACCGCTCGCCGATCCCGCTGCTGGCCTTCACGTCGGCGCCGCACGTGCGGGGGCAGCTGTCGCTGACGTGGGGGGTGGAGACGTTCCACGTGCCGTTCGTGCATCACACCGATGACATGGTGCGGCAGGTGGAGGCGTCGTTGTTGTCGCTGGGGCGGCTGGAGAAGGGCGACAAGGTCGTCATCGTGGCCGGCTCGCCTCCCGGCACCCCGGGCTCCACCAACGCCCTCCGCGTCCACACCATCGGCTCCGCCGTCTCACATGCTAGTTAAATTCTCATCCTTTACGGCAAGCCACCTTGGCTCCACCCGCCGACGCTGGTGACCGGCCCTCCAGGGGGACGGTTACCAGCTTCACGGGCGCGCCGCCGTAACGGCGCATCTTTGACCGAAGCCGTGGCCTGCCGCTGAGGCGTGTGGCGTGCGGACGGTGATGTACGACGGGCCGCGCATACCTGTGCGCTGGCCCCGGCGCGGGCTGCACGCTCGTGTGCTGTCTCGCGGCCTCATGCGCCGGACCGGCGAGGTGGCGCCCCACAGCTGAGCCCTGAGCGCAGGACCGAACCGCCCTTGACGCAGGCCGGACTGGAAATGCCGACGGGCCGGAGGCATGGGCCCCGGCCCCGTCACGACATGATGATGAGCTGGCTCAGTTGGCGTGGAGGGCGGCGTTGAGTTCGATGCCGGTGCCTGTGCGGGGGACTGCCTCGACGGCGCCGGACTGGGAGTTCCGTCGCAGGAGGATGCCGTTGGCGCCCGACAGTTCGGCCGCCTTGACCACCTTGCCGTCGGGGAGTGCGACCTTCGTGCCCGCCGTCACGTACAGGCCGGCCTCCACCACGCAGTCGTCGCCCAGGGAGATGCCGATGCCGGCGTTCGCCCCCAGCAGGCAGCGCCGGCCGATCGAGATGACCTGCTTGCCGCCGCCCGAGAGCGTCCCCATGATCGAGGCGCCGCCGCCCACGTCGGAGCCGTCGCCGACCACGACGCCCGCCGAGATCCGGCCCTCGACCATCGACGAGCCCAGCGTGCCGGCGTTGAAGTTCACGAAACCCTCGTGCATGACGGTCGTGCCGCTGGCCAGGTGCGCGCCCAGGCGTACCCGGTCGGCGTCGGCGATCCGCACGCCCGACGGCAGCACGTAGTCCACCATCCGCGGGAACTTGTCCACCCCGTACACGGTCACGGCGCCCCTCGCCCGCAGCCGCAGGCGGGTCTGCTCGAAGTCCGGCACCGGGCACGGCCCGAAGTTGGTCCACGCCACGTTGGCCAGCAGGCCGAAGACGCCGTCCAGGTTGGCCCCGTGCGGCTGGATCAGGCGCGCGGACAGCAGGTGCAGGCGCAGGTAGACGTCGTGCGCGTCCACGGGCGCCTCCGACAGCTTGGCGATGCCGGTGCGCACCGCCACCACCTCCACGCCCCGCGCCGTGTCGGGGCCCGTCAGCGAGTCCAGCTCACCGGCCTCGGCGGCGGACAGCCGCTCGGTGCCCGAGAGGGGCGCCTCGCCCAGCTCGGGAGCGGGGAACCAGGTGTCGAGCACGGTGCCGTCGGCGGCGATGGTCGCGAGGCCGACGCCGAAAGCGCCGGTCGAGGTGGGATCGATAGCAGTCGTCACGGGCCCAAAATACCGGTCCGCGGCTCAGCCCAGAGCATCAGGTCGCGGGCGTGTCAGCCGAGGGCGCCCAGGTCCGCCGAGAGCCAGCGTTCCGGGCGCATCCGGAACGTCACGAGCACGTGCAGGTCCGAGCCCTGCACATAGCCGGACACCGCGTCGGGCGGCAGGTAGCGGGCGGAGATGCGGGTCAGGTCGTCCAGCGTCGTGGGATCGGTGCGTACGACGGGACCTTCCACGGACACGTACCGATAAGTCGGGCTGACCCGCTGCACCAACAGCGAGAACCGGCCCGCCTTCGCGATCAGCCTCGCCTTGACCGAGTCGCCGTCCGTCAGGAACCGGATGTCCCCGCCGGGGCTGTAGTCGTACCAGACGGGCACCGCCAGCGGCGCCCGGCCGTCGCCCGCCTCCACCGCCAGACCCCCGATGTGCGGCTCCGCCAGGAACGCCTCCCGCTCCGCCACGCTCAACGGCATCCCACCCCACCCCCCGTACGCGTCGATCTCGAGACGGCTATTCCCGGTGGGAGCGGTCCCGAAAAGCCGCCCGCTCGTCGTCAGCGCGTTCGGCGAGCGCCGCAGCCGTGCGTACGAAGGCCGCCAGCGCCCGTGACCGCGTCTGCTCCGGCCACGCCGTGCGGGAGGTGCTCGAGACGAACGTCATCGGCGTCCTCATGGTCACCAACGCCCTGTTACCCCTGCTCAGACGTTCACCCGCGGCCCGCATCGTCAACGTCTCCAGCGGCGTCGGCTCCCTCGCCCACCACACCGATCCCGGCCACTACATGTCCGGGCTGCCGGCCTCGGCGACGTATCCGGTGTCCAAGACCGCGCTCAACCAGCTGACGGTGCAGTACGCCAAGGAGCTCCGCAAGGACGGCATCCTGGTCGACGCCGCCGCACCCGGGGCCTGCGCCACCGACTTCACCAAGGACCTGCCGTTCCCGATCAGCCGCACGGCCGCCGAGGGCGCCGCCATCATCGTCGCGCTCGCCACCCTGCCGCCGGACGGGCCGACGGGCGGCTTCTTCGACGATGCGGGGATGGTGCCCTGGTAGTCGATGCTTTGGGCCGACGCAGAGGTCGAGCTCGACGGCCTCGCGCCGGGCTGCCCGTGTCGTTACGGTGCCGGAAGCGGGATTCGAACCCGCACGCCCTTTCGAGCAGACGCTTTTGAGGCGTCCATGTCTGCCATTCCATCATTCCGGCTGAAAAATCCGGACATGTCCGGATCGATGACACACCCTACCGCCAATGTTGATCAGCTGCAGGGCGCCAGCGTG from Nonomuraea polychroma encodes the following:
- the pyk gene encoding pyruvate kinase, which produces MTRRAKIVCTLGPATSSEERLRELIAAGMDVARFNLSHGNHDMHREVLDRVRRVAADLGRGVGVLADLQGPKIRVGTFEEGPVRLGFGDVFAITTEDVPGDREQVSTTYKGLPNDVRSGDTILVDDGRLVLEVTRVDGERIITRVVIGGMISDNKGLNLPGVNVSAPALTDKDEADLRWALRTGFDMIALSFVRRPSDADVVRNIMEQEAVRLPLLAKIEKPQAVDRLPDIIEAFDGIMVARGDLGVELPLEQVPIVQRRIIELCREKARPVIVATQMLDSMMNAPRPTRAEASDVAYAVMDGADAVMLSGETSVGNYPIESVSTMDRIACAAEASSLRATHTLERMPETTGGAIARAAAEVGAIVGAKALVAFTMSGETARRLARYRSPIPLLAFTSAPHVRGQLSLTWGVETFHVPFVHHTDDMVRQVEASLLSLGRLEKGDKVVIVAGSPPGTPGSTNALRVHTIGSAVSHAS
- the dapD gene encoding 2,3,4,5-tetrahydropyridine-2,6-dicarboxylate N-succinyltransferase; its protein translation is MTTAIDPTSTGAFGVGLATIAADGTVLDTWFPAPELGEAPLSGTERLSAAEAGELDSLTGPDTARGVEVVAVRTGIAKLSEAPVDAHDVYLRLHLLSARLIQPHGANLDGVFGLLANVAWTNFGPCPVPDFEQTRLRLRARGAVTVYGVDKFPRMVDYVLPSGVRIADADRVRLGAHLASGTTVMHEGFVNFNAGTLGSSMVEGRISAGVVVGDGSDVGGGASIMGTLSGGGKQVISIGRRCLLGANAGIGISLGDDCVVEAGLYVTAGTKVALPDGKVVKAAELSGANGILLRRNSQSGAVEAVPRTGTGIELNAALHAN
- a CDS encoding pyridoxamine 5'-phosphate oxidase family protein, producing MPLSVAEREAFLAEPHIGGLAVEAGDGRAPLAVPVWYDYSPGGDIRFLTDGDSVKARLIAKAGRFSLLVQRVSPTYRYVSVEGPVVRTDPTTLDDLTRISARYLPPDAVSGYVQGSDLHVLVTFRMRPERWLSADLGALG
- a CDS encoding SDR family NAD(P)-dependent oxidoreductase, encoding MRTKAASARDRVCSGHAVREVLETNVIGVLMVTNALLPLLRRSPAARIVNVSSGVGSLAHHTDPGHYMSGLPASATYPVSKTALNQLTVQYAKELRKDGILVDAAAPGACATDFTKDLPFPISRTAAEGAAIIVALATLPPDGPTGGFFDDAGMVPW